CCCGCGAGCCCAGGTCAGCCCCCGGTGCCCAGATCCCCGAGCACCTTCTCGATGGTGCCCAGGTGGAGCTCCTCCTCTGCCACCAGCCGCCGGTAGAACTCCGCCTCGGCGTCGCAGGAGGCCCGCCCCAGGCGGTCCCGGTAGAAGGCGAGGCCCCTGGCCTCCATCTCCCGCGCCGTGCGCAGGGCCTGCTCGGCCGTGCCGCCGACCGGCACCGCGGCCCCAAGATCCGCCGCGGCCCGCTCGAACGCGTCGAGCACGCCGGAGCGGCGG
The DNA window shown above is from Thermodesulfobacteriota bacterium and carries:
- a CDS encoding ferritin family protein, with the translated sequence MSVRDAAVVALGEAVKFESDGRDFYLRAAEQAENPLAKAVFLALAEDEKDHVRRVREIYEELKDKPGWPDVSSMVARRSGVLDAFERAAADLGAAVPVGGTAEQALRTAREMEARGLAFYRDRLGRASCDAEAEFYRRLVAEEELHLGTIEKVLGDLGTGG